Proteins from one Gossypium raimondii isolate GPD5lz chromosome 8, ASM2569854v1, whole genome shotgun sequence genomic window:
- the LOC105789999 gene encoding AP-2 complex subunit alpha-1, with product MAMHGMRGLSIFISDMRNCQNKEQERLRVDKELGNIRNRFKKEKGLTPYDKKKYVWKMLYIYMLGYDVDFGHMEAVSLISAPKYPEKQVGYIVTSCLLNENHDFLRLAINTVRNDIIGRNETFQCLALTLVGNIGGREFAESLAPDVQKLLLSSSCRPLVRKKAALCLLRLFRKNPDVVNVDGWADRMTQLLDERDLGVLTSSMSLLVALVSNNHEAYWTCLPKCVKILERLARNQDVPQEYTYYGIPSPWLQVKTMRALQYFPTIEDPNTRRTLFEVLQWILMGTDVVKNVNKNNASHAVLFEALALVMHLDAEKEMMSQCVALLGKFIAVREPNIRYLGLENMTRMLIVADVQESIKRHQAQIITSLKDPDISICRRALDLLYGMCDITNAKDIVEELLQYLNSADFTMREELSLKAAILAEKFAPDLSWYVDVILQLIEKAGDFISDDIWFRVVQFVTNNDDLQPYAAAKAKEYLDKPAVDEKMVKVCAYILGEYSHLLARRPGCSPKEIFSIIHEKLPSVSTTTIPLLLSAYAKILMHTQPPDQVLQNQIWTIFTKYESCIDAEIQQRAVEYFALSRKGAAVMDILAEMPKFPERQSSLIKKAEDAEADTAEQSALKLRAQQQPSNALVVTDQHPSNGEPPPVFVGQLSVVKAPNMNNTEDHYSTEQVLSQENGNLSQVDQQPPSADPLSDLLGPLAIEGPPGATVQYENSAVSGLESGPDVVDGSAIVPVEVGTNTIQPIGNIAVRFHALCLKDSGVLYEDPYIQIGIKAEWRAHQGRLVLFLGNKNTSPLVSVQALILPPAHLKMELSLVPDTIPPRAQVQCPLEVVNLRPSRDVAVLDFSYKFGTHMVNIKLRLPAVLNKFLQPLPVSAEEFFPQWRSLSGPPLKLQEVVRGVRPMALPEMANLLHSYRIAISPGLDPNPNNLVASTTFYSENTRAIVCLVRIETDPADRTQLRMTLASGDPTLTFELKEFIKEQLVSIPTVAQAPTPAPPAAPPTPQIPPDDPAALLADLL from the exons GTTGGATACATTGTGACATCATGTTTGCTCAACGAAAATCATGATTTTCTGAGATTAGCAATCAACACTGTACGCAATGATATAATTGGTCGAAATGAGACTTTCCAGTGCCTAGCATTAACCCTG GTTGGTAATATTGGTGGGAGGGAATTTGCTGAATCTTTGGCACCTGATGTTCAAAAGTTACTT CTGTCTAGCAGCTGCAGACCACTTGTACGGAAAAAAGCTGCATTATGTTTGCTGCGATTGTTTAGGAAAAATCCTGATGTTGTCAATGTTGATGGCTG GGCGGACCGGATGACACAACTTTTAGATGAGCGTGATCTTGGCGTTTTGACATCTTCTATGAGCCTTCTTGTTGCTTTGGTATCAAATAATCATGAAGCATATTGGACATGCCTTccaaaatgtgttaaaatattGGAACGCCTTGCGAGGAACCAAGATGTTCCACAGGAATATACTTATTATGGCATCCCATCTCCATGGCTGCAG GTTAAGACAATGAGGGCTCTTCAGTATTTTCCTACCATTGAAGATCCAAATACGAGAAGAACATTGTTTGAG GTCTTACAATGGATATTAATGGGAACAGATGTTGTGAAGAATGTTAATAAGAATAATGCATCACATGCTGTCCTCTTTGAAGCCCTTGCTCTC GTCATGCATCTTGATGCCGAAAAGGAGATGATGTCTCAGTGTGTGGCTCTTCTTGGGAAGTTCATTGCTGTTCGTGAACCAAATATTAGGTATCTTGGTTTG GAAAATATGACTAGGATGCTAATAGTTGCTGATGTGCAAGAGAGTATAAAAAGGCATCAGGCACAAATCATCACATCATTGAAGGATCCTGATATCAG TATCTGTAGGCGAGCTCTTGATTTGCTTTATGGTATGTGTGACATAACAAATGCAAAGGACATTGTTGAAGAACTGTTGCAG TATCTGAACTCAGCTGACTTTACAATGCGTGAGGAATTGTCACTTAAGGCTGCCATTCTTGCTGAGAAGTTTGCTCCTGATCTGTCATG GTATGTGGATGTGATTCTTCAGTTGATTGAAAAGGCAGGAGACTTTATTAGCGATGACATATGGTTCCGTGTTGTGCAGTTCGTTACTAACAATGATGACCTACAG CCTTATGCAGCTGCAAAGGCGAAAGAGTATCTTGACAAGCCTGCTGTAGACGAGAAAATGGTCAAG GTCTGTGCTTATATTCTTGGAGAATACAGCCACCTTCTGGCTAGACGGCCTGGGTGTAGTCCAAAAGAAATCTTTAGCATCATACATGAGAAACTTCCTTCAGTATC AACTACCACCATTCCTCTTCTTCTATCAGCGTATGCTAAGATCTTAATGCACACTCAGCCGCCTGACCAAGTACTGCAGAATCAGATTTGGACAATATTCACCAA ATATGAGAGTTGCATTGACGCGGAGATACAACAACGAGCTGTTGAATATTTTGCATTGAGTCGGAAAGGTGCTGCTGTAATGGATATTTTAGCTGAAATGCCTAAATTTCCTGAGCGTCAG TCTTCATTGATCAAAAAGGCCGAAGATGCTGAGGCTGACACTGCAGAGCAAAGTGCCCTCAAGTTGCGTGCTCAACAGCAACCTTCAAATGCTCTAGTTGTAACCGACCAACACCCTTCTAATGGGGAACCACCACCAGTTTTTGTTGGGCAGCTTAGTGTTGTAAAGGCACCCAACATGAATAATACCGAG GATCATTATTCAACAGAGCAAGTTCTTTCTCAGGAGAACGGAAATTTAAGCCAAGTAGATCAGCAACCTCCTTCGGCAGATCCCCTTAGTGATCTTTTGGGTCCACTGGCTATTGAGGGCCCTCCTGGTGCTACTGTTCAATATGAGAACAGTGCTGTCTCTGGATTGGAAAGTGGTCCGGATGTAGTAGATGGTTCAGCCATAGTGCCCGTAGAAGTGGGGACAAATACAATTCAG CCAATAGGGAATATTGCCGTAAGATTTCATGCTTTATGCCTGAAAGATAGTGGTGTTCTATACGAAGATCCTTACATTCAG ATCGGCATTAAAGCAGAGTGGCGAGCTCATCAAGGACGTCTGGTTCTTTTCTTAGGAAACAAGAATACATCTCCTCTCGTTTCAGTTCAGGCTTTGATATTGCCTCCTGCTCATCTGAAGATGGAGCTTTCATTAGTGCCTGACACCATACCTCCTCGAGCACAG GTGCAATGCCCACTTGAGGTTGTAAATCTTCGGCCAAGCAGGGACGTAGCTGTTCTCGACTTCTCCTACAAATTTGGAACCCATATG GTTAACATCAAACTTCGTCTTCCTGCTGTGCTGAATAAATTTCTTCAGCCTCTACCAGTTTCCGCAGAGGAGTTCTTCCCCCAGTGGAGATCACTTTCTGGACCACCATTGAAGCTTCAAGAAGTT GTTAGAGGTGTAAGACCGATGGCTCTTCCTGAAATGGCAAATCTACTCCACAGTTACAGAATAGCAATTTCTCCAGGGCTT GATCCAAATCCTAATAATCTAGTTGCAAGCACAACCTTCTATTCAGAGAATACACGTGCCATAGTTTGCTTG GTCAGAATTGAAACGGATCCAGCAGACAGAACACAGTTGCGTATGACCCTCGCTTCAGGTGATCCCACATTAACATTCGA GTTAAAAGAATTCATCAAAGAACAACTGGTTAGCATTCCCACAGTTGCTCAAGCACCTACACCGGCTCCACCTGCAGCTCCACCGACCCCTCAAATACCACCAGATGATCCCGCTGCTCTACTAGCTGATTTGCTATGA
- the LOC105790000 gene encoding glucomannan 4-beta-mannosyltransferase 2 has translation MDQISPKLLIPQSFLVNRDDVTSQLGLMWELIKAPLLVPMLKLSVYICLGMALMLFMERVYMGIVIVLVKLFWKKPEERYKFVPIEDDEEHGSSNFPVVLVQIPMFNEKEVYKISIGAACGLSWPSDRLVIQVLDDSTDSAIKSMVEQECQRWASKGINITYQIRENRTGYKAGALKEGLKRSYVKHCEYVAIIDADFRPDPDFLRKSIPFLDHNPDIALVQARWRFVNADECLLTRMQEMSLDYHFTVEQEVGSATHAFFGFNGTAGIWRIAAINEAGGWKDRTTVEDMDLAVRASLRGWKFLYLGDLQVKSELPSTFKAFRFQQHRWSCGPANLFRKMVGEIITNKKVRFWKKVYVIYSFFFVRKIIAHMVTFFFYCVVLPLTILVPEVKVPIWGSVYIPSIITILNSVGTPRSIHLLFYWILFENVMSLHRTKATLIGLFETGRANEWVVTEKLGDVAKKVAEANKNKTNSKAVKRYRSKFMDRLNTLELGFSAFLFLCGCFDFMYGKNNYFIYLWLQTITFFITGIGYVGTII, from the exons ATGGATCAGATATCACCAAAGCTACTGATTCCACAATCATTTCTAGTGAATCGAGATGATGTAACGAGTCAACTGGGCTTGATGTGGGAATTGATTAAAGCACCATTGTTAGTCCCTATGTTGAAACTTTCGGTTTATATTTGTTTAGGCATGGCGCTTATGTTGTTTATGGAAAGGGTTTATATGGGGATTGTCATTGTCCTCGTAAAGCTTTTTTGGAAAAAACCAGAGGAACGGTATAAGTTTGTGCCTATTGAAGACGATGAAGAGCACGGTAGCTCGAATTTTCCGGTCGTTTTGGTGCAAATACCAATGTTTAATGAAAAAGAG GTTTATAAGATCTCCATTGGAGCAGCTTGTGGACTTTCATGGCCGTCCGATCGTCTTGTTATACAAGTACTTGATGATTCAACTGACTCTGCAATCAAG TCAATGGTGGAGCAAGAGTGCCAAAGGTGGGCAAGCAAAGGCATAAACATAACGTACCAAATAAGAGAAAACCGAACAGGTTACAAAGCTGGTGCTTTAAAAGAAGGGTTAAAGAGGAGCTATGTGAAACATTGTGAATATGTAGCCATTATCGATGCCGATTTCAGACCGGATCCCGATTTCCTTAGAAAAAGTATCCCCTTTTTGGACCATAACCCCGACATTGCTCTAGTTCAAGCTCGTTGGAGATTCG TGAATGCCGACGAATGCTTGCTAACAAGAATGCAAGAGATGTCATTGGATTACCATTTCACAGTGGAACAAGAAGTTGGATCAGCAACTCATGCTTTCTTCGGTTTTAATG GAACTGCTGGTATATGGAGAATAGCAGCCATTAATGAGGCAGGTGGATGGAAAGATAGAACCACCGTGGAGGACATGGACCTTGCCGTCCGAGCTAGTCTTAGGGGATGGAAATTTCTTTACCTTGGTGACCTTCAG GTAAAAAGTGAACTTCCAAGTACTTTCAAGGCCTTTCGTTTCCAGCAACATAGATGGTCATGTGGCCCTGCAAATTTGTTCAGAAAAATGGTGGGGGAGATCATCACAAACAAG AAAGTGAGATTCTGGAAGAAAGTATACGTAATTTACAGCTTCTTCTTCGTCAGAAAAATCATTGCTCACATGGtcactttctttttttactGTGTGGTCCTCCCTTTAACCATTCTAGTCCCTGAGGTTAAAGTTCCTATATGGGGTTCGGTTTATATCCCTTCCATCATCACCATCTTAAATTCCGTAGGCACTCCTAG GTCCATTCACCTATTGTTTTATTGGATTCTTTTCGAGAACGTGATGTCGTTGCATCGGACAAAAGCGACACTCATCGGTCTCTTCGAGACCGGCCGAGCCAACGAGTGGGTCGTCACCGAGAAGCTTGGAGATGTAGCGAAGAAAGTCGCTGAAGCTAATAAAAACAAGACCAATAGCAAAGCGGTAAAGAGATATAGATCAAAATTTATGGATAG ATTAAACACATTGGAGTTAGGATTTTCAGCATTCCTTTTCCTATGCGGGTGCTTTGATTTTATGTACGGGAAGAACAATTACTTCATATACCTTTGGCTACAAACCATTACCTTCTTCATTACAGGCATTGGCTATGTCGGCACCATCATTTGA